A portion of the Oxynema aestuarii AP17 genome contains these proteins:
- a CDS encoding Ycf66 family protein translates to MLAYILALAVALGSFAIYMAAFFVPEVHRKGDLIWSGVGLFYALVLWFCAGRITGAVLLGQTASVALLGWLGWQTLALRRQVTPLAEQTDLSAAESSPALKGGMVNVFKGKSAQKSVTAVPEAPTAEPSSPPETPETEAVPSGETSTEETTTQKTPPTAPQKASPKKSPLGGFQNLFKGKSKAKPEPKAEPKPEPKAEPSRSQTPSTGPDVEVEVSAELEVKPQTPVESPVSAESEAPAVQTPSEPSEAETKPSATVAEDSPTETSPETMEEMPSAAALEGAQDWTEGSSDGEFDEFDDLDELESPEKTPATPTETKVSTSPAKKAKADKGGLLAPLTSLLSGLQGLLGRGKKSKPKPQESQPQESKPQETMAETTAPQEVEALPEVTEEFEEAEVSEASPAVAETETVAETETVAENVVEDLAEDEAAATEAETRKAEGFEQLIQPEPPPETVAEDAQAETEGSEARSSGEEMPPEMDLAPDAQAQEGESVEAKVEVEPEPMETVVAEDLPEISESEGAIEVEAETVEGSEEISPSMRPNRNNPAIVEMPKQPGEAKSATPPMTEESPSPTNEMDEEK, encoded by the coding sequence ATGCTTGCATATATTCTGGCCTTGGCCGTCGCCTTGGGCAGTTTCGCGATTTACATGGCCGCCTTTTTCGTTCCAGAAGTTCATCGTAAAGGCGATTTAATTTGGAGCGGAGTGGGGCTATTCTATGCTTTAGTCTTGTGGTTTTGTGCGGGACGGATTACCGGAGCTGTACTGCTCGGTCAAACCGCTAGCGTCGCTCTTTTGGGTTGGTTGGGGTGGCAAACCCTCGCCTTACGCCGCCAAGTGACGCCCCTCGCCGAACAAACTGATTTATCCGCCGCCGAAAGTTCCCCCGCACTCAAGGGAGGAATGGTGAATGTGTTTAAAGGCAAATCGGCACAAAAATCGGTGACCGCCGTTCCGGAAGCGCCGACAGCCGAGCCTTCTAGCCCACCGGAAACGCCAGAAACCGAAGCCGTTCCCTCTGGCGAAACGAGCACGGAAGAGACGACGACCCAGAAGACGCCGCCGACAGCTCCTCAAAAAGCGAGTCCGAAAAAATCACCTTTGGGCGGATTTCAGAATTTATTTAAGGGTAAGTCAAAAGCAAAACCGGAACCGAAAGCCGAACCCAAACCGGAACCGAAAGCCGAACCGAGTCGGTCTCAGACGCCCTCGACGGGTCCGGATGTAGAGGTTGAGGTGAGTGCAGAGCTTGAAGTCAAGCCTCAGACTCCGGTGGAGTCCCCAGTCTCGGCAGAAAGCGAAGCGCCAGCAGTGCAGACGCCGAGTGAGCCATCGGAAGCGGAAACGAAACCGAGTGCAACGGTTGCGGAAGATTCGCCTACTGAAACGAGTCCGGAGACGATGGAGGAAATGCCTTCAGCCGCCGCGTTGGAAGGGGCGCAGGACTGGACGGAAGGATCGAGTGATGGGGAGTTCGATGAGTTTGACGATTTAGACGAGTTGGAGAGTCCCGAAAAAACGCCTGCAACGCCGACGGAAACTAAAGTTTCGACGAGTCCGGCGAAGAAGGCGAAGGCTGACAAGGGAGGTCTATTAGCGCCTCTGACGAGTTTGCTGTCTGGGTTACAAGGTCTTCTCGGTAGAGGGAAGAAGTCGAAACCGAAGCCGCAGGAGTCGCAGCCGCAGGAGTCGAAGCCGCAGGAGACAATGGCGGAAACGACTGCACCGCAGGAGGTTGAAGCGCTACCGGAAGTGACTGAGGAATTCGAGGAAGCCGAAGTTTCCGAAGCGTCTCCCGCCGTCGCCGAGACGGAAACGGTGGCGGAAACGGAAACGGTGGCGGAAAATGTTGTAGAAGATCTAGCGGAAGATGAAGCGGCGGCGACGGAAGCCGAAACTCGCAAAGCGGAGGGATTCGAGCAGTTAATTCAGCCCGAACCTCCACCGGAAACGGTCGCGGAGGACGCTCAAGCGGAAACGGAGGGTTCGGAAGCTCGGAGTTCTGGGGAGGAGATGCCGCCAGAAATGGATCTGGCGCCGGATGCCCAAGCGCAGGAAGGTGAGAGCGTGGAAGCGAAGGTCGAGGTGGAGCCGGAACCGATGGAAACGGTTGTTGCTGAAGACTTACCGGAGATTTCGGAGTCAGAAGGGGCGATTGAGGTTGAGGCGGAAACGGTGGAAGGTTCGGAGGAGATCTCACCTTCGATGCGTCCGAATCGCAACAATCCGGCGATTGTAGAGATGCCGAAACAGCCGGGGGAAGCGAAATCGGCGACGCCGCCAATGACTGAGGAGTCGCCTTCTCCGACCAATGAGATGGATGAGGAAAAGTGA